The following coding sequences lie in one Drosophila sulfurigaster albostrigata strain 15112-1811.04 chromosome 2R, ASM2355843v2, whole genome shotgun sequence genomic window:
- the LOC133835497 gene encoding tyrosine-protein kinase JAK2-like isoform X5, producing MNDLVTVNFNEIQSEEELGRGSYGVVHKASWKTELEVRQIAVKIIEDKQTENINFEKDIHREIQNLQKCIHPNIITLYGVSINTKNNICLLFEYADCGSLYDLLHRKNLEVSFNGNLDWILQCAKGIEYLHKKNIVHRDLKTHNLLLFNGYRTLKICDFGTVKELVTMNTELVGTICYMAPEVCNENGKYKEKCDVFSFGIIFWEVMSRKKPFYEMLSEDMHVLAIQNQIIDGSRPNIEDAMNFEDSDCVRPIIEKCWDRVPENRPTMQEICELLPMYPLAYSYINVEEIELGKFIGRGSYGFVHNAFCLIKGQIKEMAVKIIQKYSEENAISFLREMRNVKMLNHENIVRLYGVSKYYDNSIWLLFEYADCGSLYKYLHNKNIKITHNERIDWLVQCAKGIEYLHRINRIHKDLKTQKLYLFDEYRTLKICDNAAVGDFADMNTTQENIARYMAPEICNASGEFTEKSDVFTFGIICWEVMSRKKPFEEFKDMEKLVLQNKIINGERPDIDYLKEYKDADSLLPIIKKCWDQDPSNRPPMNELCNLLPKYPRASTKVNYNALKLGTYIGTGSYGLVFKSTWQTEYEVRNITVKIIRDAQKQKAIQKEIYDLKELHHANIVKLYGFSIDREDRILMLVEYADCGSLCNLLHRPDKEVTFYMGLDWILQCAEGMEYLHGKNILHQDLKTENLLLFDNFRILKICDYGRVKEFATMNKEFSGIDNRAPEVRTNGKYTAKSDVFSFALLSWEVMSRKKSLATIMNGERPNLIEMMKHEDIDVVKSIIMKCWDQDPDKRPTMKELCVLLKIYPLINFEDIQFGKRFERGGFGVSYKAIWKTEGQEKDVSAKILLDKTSNSEKVSRRAEMLVLKKVHNLKQLNHENVGTLYGVSKDPENTIYFSLYEYSECGSVHNFLHRTKNELTYVEKINWMLQCAKGVQYLWSQGITLRFIKPHTLMLFDDFRTLKVFDYGSAKEVSKFNKQEMVQFVYIAPEIHGLVRI from the exons ATGAACGATTTAGTTACTGTAAATTTCAACGAAATACAATCGGAAGAAGAG CTTGGAAGAGGTAGCTATGGTGTTGTCCACAAAGCATCGTGGAAAACTGAATTAGAAGTGAGACAAATTGCtgtgaaaataattgaagataAACAAACCGAGAATATTAATTTCGAAAAAGATATTCACCGAGAAATCCAGaatctacaaaaatgtatCCATCCCAATATAATAACGTTATATGGAGTCTCTATAAACACCAAGAATAACATTTGCTTACTGTTTGAATATGCGGATTGCGGATCACTCTACGATTTACTGCATCGCAAGAACTTGGAAGTTTCATTCAACGGGAATCTTGATTGGATACTACAATGTGCCAAG GGTATAGAGTActtgcataaaaaaaacatagttCATCGGGATCTTAAAACACACAACCTCTTACTTTTCAATGGGTATCgcacattgaaaatatgcgaTTTTGGTACAGTCAAAGAACTTGTAACAATGAATACAGAATTAGTTGGGACTATTTGTTACATGGCACCAGAAGTTTGC aatgaaaatggaaaatacaaGGAAAAGTGTGATGTGTTTAGCTTTGGAATCATATTTTGGGAAGTTATGTCAAGGAAGAAGCCATTTTACGAAATGCTCTCAGAAGATATGCATGTATTGGctattcaaaatcaaattattgatG GAAGTCGTCCGAATATAGAGGATGCGATGAATTTTGAGGATTCTGATTGCGTTAGGCCAATAATCGAAAAGTGTTGGGATCGTGTTCCAGAAAATCGGCCGACTATGCAAGAGATTTGTGAACTTCTCCCTATGTATCCTTTAGCTTACAGTTACATAAACGTTGAGGAGATTGAACTTGGCAAATTT ATTGGACGAGGAAGCTATGGTTTTGTCCACAATGCATTTTGCCTAATAAAGGGCCAAATCAAAGAAATGGCtgtgaaaataatacaaaagtaCAGTGAGGAAAACGCAATATCTTTCTTAAGAGAAATGCGTAATGTTAAAATGTTGAAtcatgaaaatattgttaGATTATATGGTGTCTCTAAATATTACGACAATAGCATTTGGTTACTGTTTGAGTATGCGGATTGTGGATCActctacaaatatttgcataacaagaatattaaaattacacaCAATGAGAGGATTGATTGGTTAGTCCAGTGCGCGAAG GGTATTGAGTACTTGCATAGAATAAATAGAATTCATAAAGATTTGAAAACACAGAAATTATATCTGTTCGATGAATATcgtacattaaaaatatgtgatAATGCTGCAGTGGGAGATTTTGCAGATATGAATACGACACAGGAAAATATTGCTCGCTATATGGCTCCGGAAATTTGT AATGCTAGTGGCGAATTTACAGAAAAGAGTGACGTGTTTACCTTTGGTATTATTTGCTGGGAAGTAATGTCCAGGAAGAAGCCATTTGAAGAATTTAAAGACATGGAGAAATTGGttctgcaaaataaaattataaatg GGGAACGTCCGGATATAGATTATTTGAAGGAGTATAAAGATGCAGATAGTTTATtgccaataattaaaaaatgttgggACCAAGATCCAAGTAATCGGCCGCCGATGAATGAATTGTGTAATCTTCTTCCCAAATATCCTCGTGCTTCCACTAAAGTAAACTACAATGCCTTAAAACTGGGCACATAT ATTGGAACTGGTAGCTATGGGCTTGTCTTCAAATCAACTTGGCAAACAGAATATGAAGTCCGAAACATTACTGTAAAAATAATTCGAGatgcacaaaaacaaaaggccaTCCAAAAAGAAATTTACGATTTAAAAGAATTACATCATGCGAATATTGTCAAACTTTATGGTTTTTCTATTGATCGCGAAGATAGAATTTTGATGCTCGTTGAATATGCAGACTGCGGATCGCTCTGCAATTTATTGCATCGTCCAGACAAGGAAGTTACATTCTATATGGGCCTTGATTGGATATTGCAATGCGCCGAG GGTATGGAATATTTGCATGGCAAAAACATCCTGCATCAGGATCTTAAGACAGAGAACTTGCTACTTTTCGATAATTTTCggatattgaaaatatgcgaCTATGGTAGAGTAAAGGAATTCGCTACCATGAATAAGGAGTTCAGTGGGATAGATAATAGGGCTCCAGAGGTTCGC ACCAATGGGAAATATACAGCAAAAAGCGATGTGTTTAGCTTTGCCCTTCTTTCATGGGAAGTAATGTCTAGAAAAAAATCTTTGGCGACCATAATGAATG GTGAACGTCCAAATCTGATTGAAATGATGAAACATGAGGATATTGATGTcgtaaaatcaataataatgaagTGCTGGGATCAAGATCCAGATAAACGACCGACGATGAAAGAACTATGTGTACTCCTTAAAATTTATccgttaattaattttgaggACATACAATTTGGAAAAAGG TTTGAGAGGGGTGGCTTTGGTGTAAGTTACAAAGCAATTTGGAAAACCGAAGGTCAAGAGAAAGATGTTTCTGCGAAAATACTGCTAGATAAAACTTCAAACTCTGAGAAAGTTTCAAGAAGAGCAGAAATGCTTGTTCTGAAAAAGGttcacaatttaaaacaattgaatCACGAAAATGTTGGCACATTATACGGCGTCTCCAAAGATCCAGAAAACACCATTTACTTCTCACTTTATGAGTACTCCGAGTGTGGATCAGTCCATAATTTCCTACATCGCACGAAAAACGAACTAACCTATGTTGAAAAGATCAATTGGATGTTGCAATGTGCTAAG GGTGTGCAATATTTATGGAGCCAAGGAATTACTCTTCGGTTTATTAAACCACACACCTTAATGCTTTTTGATGATTTTCGTACCTTAAAAGTATTCGATTATGGATCAGCGAAAGAAGTATCAAAGTTTAATAAACAAGAAATGGTGCAGTTTGTTTATATAGCGCCAGAAATTCAT GGTCTCGTCCGAATATAG
- the LOC133835497 gene encoding tyrosine-protein kinase JAK2-like isoform X4, which yields MNDLVTVNFNEIQSEEELGRGSYGVVHKASWKTELEVRQIAVKIIEDKQTENINFEKDIHREIQNLQKCIHPNIITLYGVSINTKNNICLLFEYADCGSLYDLLHRKNLEVSFNGNLDWILQCAKGIEYLHKKNIVHRDLKTHNLLLFNGYRTLKICDFGTVKELVTMNTELVGTICYMAPEVCNENGKYKEKCDVFSFGIIFWEVMSRKKPFYEMLSEDMHVLAIQNQIIDGSRPNIEDAMNFEDSDCVRPIIEKCWDRVPENRPTMQEICELLPMYPLAYSYINVEEIELGKFIGRGSYGFVHNAFCLIKGQIKEMAVKIIQKYSEENAISFLREMRNVKMLNHENIVRLYGVSKYYDNSIWLLFEYADCGSLYKYLHNKNIKITHNERIDWLVQCAKGIEYLHRINRIHKDLKTQKLYLFDEYRTLKICDNAAVGDFADMNTTQENIARYMAPEICNASGEFTEKSDVFTFGIICWEVMSRKKPFEEFKDMEKLVLQNKIINGERPDIDYLKEYKDADSLLPIIKKCWDQDPSNRPPMNELCNLLPKYPRASTKVNYNALKLGTYIGTGSYGLVFKSTWQTEYEVRNITVKIIRDAQKQKAIQKEIYDLKELHHANIVKLYGFSIDREDRILMLVEYADCGSLCNLLHRPDKEVTFYMGLDWILQCAEGMEYLHGKNILHQDLKTENLLLFDNFRILKICDYGRVKEFATMNKEFSGIDNRAPEVRTNGKYTAKSDVFSFALLSWEVMSRKKSLATIMNGERPNLIEMMKHEDIDVVKSIIMKCWDQDPDKRPTMKELCVLLKIYPLINFEDIQFGKRFERGGFGVSYKAIWKTEGQEKDVSAKILLDKTSNSEKVSRRAEMLVLKKVHNLKQLNHENVGTLYGVSKDPENTIYFSLYEYSECGSVHNFLHRTKNELTYVEKINWMLQCAKGVEYLWSQGITLQFIKPQTLMLFDDFRTLKVFEYGSPKELSKFNKQEMVQFVYIAPEIHDLVRI from the exons ATGAACGATTTAGTTACTGTAAATTTCAACGAAATACAATCGGAAGAAGAG CTTGGAAGAGGTAGCTATGGTGTTGTCCACAAAGCATCGTGGAAAACTGAATTAGAAGTGAGACAAATTGCtgtgaaaataattgaagataAACAAACCGAGAATATTAATTTCGAAAAAGATATTCACCGAGAAATCCAGaatctacaaaaatgtatCCATCCCAATATAATAACGTTATATGGAGTCTCTATAAACACCAAGAATAACATTTGCTTACTGTTTGAATATGCGGATTGCGGATCACTCTACGATTTACTGCATCGCAAGAACTTGGAAGTTTCATTCAACGGGAATCTTGATTGGATACTACAATGTGCCAAG GGTATAGAGTActtgcataaaaaaaacatagttCATCGGGATCTTAAAACACACAACCTCTTACTTTTCAATGGGTATCgcacattgaaaatatgcgaTTTTGGTACAGTCAAAGAACTTGTAACAATGAATACAGAATTAGTTGGGACTATTTGTTACATGGCACCAGAAGTTTGC aatgaaaatggaaaatacaaGGAAAAGTGTGATGTGTTTAGCTTTGGAATCATATTTTGGGAAGTTATGTCAAGGAAGAAGCCATTTTACGAAATGCTCTCAGAAGATATGCATGTATTGGctattcaaaatcaaattattgatG GAAGTCGTCCGAATATAGAGGATGCGATGAATTTTGAGGATTCTGATTGCGTTAGGCCAATAATCGAAAAGTGTTGGGATCGTGTTCCAGAAAATCGGCCGACTATGCAAGAGATTTGTGAACTTCTCCCTATGTATCCTTTAGCTTACAGTTACATAAACGTTGAGGAGATTGAACTTGGCAAATTT ATTGGACGAGGAAGCTATGGTTTTGTCCACAATGCATTTTGCCTAATAAAGGGCCAAATCAAAGAAATGGCtgtgaaaataatacaaaagtaCAGTGAGGAAAACGCAATATCTTTCTTAAGAGAAATGCGTAATGTTAAAATGTTGAAtcatgaaaatattgttaGATTATATGGTGTCTCTAAATATTACGACAATAGCATTTGGTTACTGTTTGAGTATGCGGATTGTGGATCActctacaaatatttgcataacaagaatattaaaattacacaCAATGAGAGGATTGATTGGTTAGTCCAGTGCGCGAAG GGTATTGAGTACTTGCATAGAATAAATAGAATTCATAAAGATTTGAAAACACAGAAATTATATCTGTTCGATGAATATcgtacattaaaaatatgtgatAATGCTGCAGTGGGAGATTTTGCAGATATGAATACGACACAGGAAAATATTGCTCGCTATATGGCTCCGGAAATTTGT AATGCTAGTGGCGAATTTACAGAAAAGAGTGACGTGTTTACCTTTGGTATTATTTGCTGGGAAGTAATGTCCAGGAAGAAGCCATTTGAAGAATTTAAAGACATGGAGAAATTGGttctgcaaaataaaattataaatg GGGAACGTCCGGATATAGATTATTTGAAGGAGTATAAAGATGCAGATAGTTTATtgccaataattaaaaaatgttgggACCAAGATCCAAGTAATCGGCCGCCGATGAATGAATTGTGTAATCTTCTTCCCAAATATCCTCGTGCTTCCACTAAAGTAAACTACAATGCCTTAAAACTGGGCACATAT ATTGGAACTGGTAGCTATGGGCTTGTCTTCAAATCAACTTGGCAAACAGAATATGAAGTCCGAAACATTACTGTAAAAATAATTCGAGatgcacaaaaacaaaaggccaTCCAAAAAGAAATTTACGATTTAAAAGAATTACATCATGCGAATATTGTCAAACTTTATGGTTTTTCTATTGATCGCGAAGATAGAATTTTGATGCTCGTTGAATATGCAGACTGCGGATCGCTCTGCAATTTATTGCATCGTCCAGACAAGGAAGTTACATTCTATATGGGCCTTGATTGGATATTGCAATGCGCCGAG GGTATGGAATATTTGCATGGCAAAAACATCCTGCATCAGGATCTTAAGACAGAGAACTTGCTACTTTTCGATAATTTTCggatattgaaaatatgcgaCTATGGTAGAGTAAAGGAATTCGCTACCATGAATAAGGAGTTCAGTGGGATAGATAATAGGGCTCCAGAGGTTCGC ACCAATGGGAAATATACAGCAAAAAGCGATGTGTTTAGCTTTGCCCTTCTTTCATGGGAAGTAATGTCTAGAAAAAAATCTTTGGCGACCATAATGAATG GTGAACGTCCAAATCTGATTGAAATGATGAAACATGAGGATATTGATGTcgtaaaatcaataataatgaagTGCTGGGATCAAGATCCAGATAAACGACCGACGATGAAAGAACTATGTGTACTCCTTAAAATTTATccgttaattaattttgaggACATACAATTTGGAAAAAGG TTTGAGAGGGGTGGCTTTGGTGTAAGTTACAAAGCAATTTGGAAAACCGAAGGTCAAGAGAAAGATGTTTCTGCGAAAATACTGCTAGATAAAACTTCAAACTCTGAGAAAGTTTCAAGAAGAGCAGAAATGCTTGTTCTGAAAAAGGttcacaatttaaaacaattgaatCACGAAAATGTTGGCACATTATACGGCGTCTCCAAAGATCCAGAAAACACCATTTACTTCTCACTTTATGAGTACTCCGAGTGTGGATCAGTCCATAATTTCCTACATCGCACGAAAAACGAACTAACCTATGTTGAAAAGATCAATTGGATGTTGCAATGTGCTAAG GGTGTGGAATATTTGTGGAGCCAAGGAATTACTCTTCAGTTTATTAAACCACAGACCTTAATGCTTTTCGATGATTTTCGTACCTTAAAAGTATTCGAGTATGGATCACCGAAAGAATTATCAAAGTTTAATAAACAAGAAATGGTGCAGTTTGTTTATATAGCGCCAGAAATTCAT GATCTCGTCCGAATATAG
- the LOC133835497 gene encoding tyrosine-protein kinase JAK2-like isoform X1, with protein sequence MNDLVTVNFNEIQSEEELGRGSYGVVHKASWKTELEVRQIAVKIIEDKQTENINFEKDIHREIQNLQKCIHPNIITLYGVSINTKNNICLLFEYADCGSLYDLLHRKNLEVSFNGNLDWILQCAKGIEYLHKKNIVHRDLKTHNLLLFNGYRTLKICDFGTVKELVTMNTELVGTICYMAPEVCNENGKYKEKCDVFSFGIIFWEVMSRKKPFYEMLSEDMHVLAIQNQIIDGSRPNIEDAMNFEDSDCVRPIIEKCWDRVPENRPTMQEICELLPMYPLAYSYINVEEIELGKFIGRGSYGFVHNAFCLIKGQIKEMAVKIIQKYSEENAISFLREMRNVKMLNHENIVRLYGVSKYYDNSIWLLFEYADCGSLYKYLHNKNIKITHNERIDWLVQCAKGIEYLHRINRIHKDLKTQKLYLFDEYRTLKICDNAAVGDFADMNTTQENIARYMAPEICNASGEFTEKSDVFTFGIICWEVMSRKKPFEEFKDMEKLVLQNKIINGERPDIDYLKEYKDADSLLPIIKKCWDQDPSNRPPMNELCNLLPKYPRASTKVNYNALKLGTYIGTGSYGLVFKSTWQTEYEVRNITVKIIRDAQKQKAIQKEIYDLKELHHANIVKLYGFSIDREDRILMLVEYADCGSLCNLLHRPDKEVTFYMGLDWILQCAEGMEYLHGKNILHQDLKTENLLLFDNFRILKICDYGRVKEFATMNKEFSGIDNRAPEVRTNGKYTAKSDVFSFALLSWEVMSRKKSLATIMNGERPNLIEMMKHEDIDVVKSIIMKCWDQDPDKRPTMKELCVLLKIYPLINFEDIQFGKRFERGGFGVSYKAIWKTEGQEKDVSAKILLDKTSNSEKVSRRAEMLVLKKVHNLKQLNHENVGTLYGVSKDPENTIYFSLYEYSECGSVHNFLHRTKNELTYVEKINWMLQCAKGVQYLWSQGITLRFIKPHTLMLFDDFRTLKVFDYGSAKEVSKFNKQEMVQFVYIAPEIHDARKNSDFKKSLVFSFGIIFWEVMSRKVPFHDYEIADVPKIIISGSRPNIDDIKSCNDAYLIKPIIEKCWDQNAENRPTIMELSSLLSYLTAGKL encoded by the exons ATGAACGATTTAGTTACTGTAAATTTCAACGAAATACAATCGGAAGAAGAG CTTGGAAGAGGTAGCTATGGTGTTGTCCACAAAGCATCGTGGAAAACTGAATTAGAAGTGAGACAAATTGCtgtgaaaataattgaagataAACAAACCGAGAATATTAATTTCGAAAAAGATATTCACCGAGAAATCCAGaatctacaaaaatgtatCCATCCCAATATAATAACGTTATATGGAGTCTCTATAAACACCAAGAATAACATTTGCTTACTGTTTGAATATGCGGATTGCGGATCACTCTACGATTTACTGCATCGCAAGAACTTGGAAGTTTCATTCAACGGGAATCTTGATTGGATACTACAATGTGCCAAG GGTATAGAGTActtgcataaaaaaaacatagttCATCGGGATCTTAAAACACACAACCTCTTACTTTTCAATGGGTATCgcacattgaaaatatgcgaTTTTGGTACAGTCAAAGAACTTGTAACAATGAATACAGAATTAGTTGGGACTATTTGTTACATGGCACCAGAAGTTTGC aatgaaaatggaaaatacaaGGAAAAGTGTGATGTGTTTAGCTTTGGAATCATATTTTGGGAAGTTATGTCAAGGAAGAAGCCATTTTACGAAATGCTCTCAGAAGATATGCATGTATTGGctattcaaaatcaaattattgatG GAAGTCGTCCGAATATAGAGGATGCGATGAATTTTGAGGATTCTGATTGCGTTAGGCCAATAATCGAAAAGTGTTGGGATCGTGTTCCAGAAAATCGGCCGACTATGCAAGAGATTTGTGAACTTCTCCCTATGTATCCTTTAGCTTACAGTTACATAAACGTTGAGGAGATTGAACTTGGCAAATTT ATTGGACGAGGAAGCTATGGTTTTGTCCACAATGCATTTTGCCTAATAAAGGGCCAAATCAAAGAAATGGCtgtgaaaataatacaaaagtaCAGTGAGGAAAACGCAATATCTTTCTTAAGAGAAATGCGTAATGTTAAAATGTTGAAtcatgaaaatattgttaGATTATATGGTGTCTCTAAATATTACGACAATAGCATTTGGTTACTGTTTGAGTATGCGGATTGTGGATCActctacaaatatttgcataacaagaatattaaaattacacaCAATGAGAGGATTGATTGGTTAGTCCAGTGCGCGAAG GGTATTGAGTACTTGCATAGAATAAATAGAATTCATAAAGATTTGAAAACACAGAAATTATATCTGTTCGATGAATATcgtacattaaaaatatgtgatAATGCTGCAGTGGGAGATTTTGCAGATATGAATACGACACAGGAAAATATTGCTCGCTATATGGCTCCGGAAATTTGT AATGCTAGTGGCGAATTTACAGAAAAGAGTGACGTGTTTACCTTTGGTATTATTTGCTGGGAAGTAATGTCCAGGAAGAAGCCATTTGAAGAATTTAAAGACATGGAGAAATTGGttctgcaaaataaaattataaatg GGGAACGTCCGGATATAGATTATTTGAAGGAGTATAAAGATGCAGATAGTTTATtgccaataattaaaaaatgttgggACCAAGATCCAAGTAATCGGCCGCCGATGAATGAATTGTGTAATCTTCTTCCCAAATATCCTCGTGCTTCCACTAAAGTAAACTACAATGCCTTAAAACTGGGCACATAT ATTGGAACTGGTAGCTATGGGCTTGTCTTCAAATCAACTTGGCAAACAGAATATGAAGTCCGAAACATTACTGTAAAAATAATTCGAGatgcacaaaaacaaaaggccaTCCAAAAAGAAATTTACGATTTAAAAGAATTACATCATGCGAATATTGTCAAACTTTATGGTTTTTCTATTGATCGCGAAGATAGAATTTTGATGCTCGTTGAATATGCAGACTGCGGATCGCTCTGCAATTTATTGCATCGTCCAGACAAGGAAGTTACATTCTATATGGGCCTTGATTGGATATTGCAATGCGCCGAG GGTATGGAATATTTGCATGGCAAAAACATCCTGCATCAGGATCTTAAGACAGAGAACTTGCTACTTTTCGATAATTTTCggatattgaaaatatgcgaCTATGGTAGAGTAAAGGAATTCGCTACCATGAATAAGGAGTTCAGTGGGATAGATAATAGGGCTCCAGAGGTTCGC ACCAATGGGAAATATACAGCAAAAAGCGATGTGTTTAGCTTTGCCCTTCTTTCATGGGAAGTAATGTCTAGAAAAAAATCTTTGGCGACCATAATGAATG GTGAACGTCCAAATCTGATTGAAATGATGAAACATGAGGATATTGATGTcgtaaaatcaataataatgaagTGCTGGGATCAAGATCCAGATAAACGACCGACGATGAAAGAACTATGTGTACTCCTTAAAATTTATccgttaattaattttgaggACATACAATTTGGAAAAAGG TTTGAGAGGGGTGGCTTTGGTGTAAGTTACAAAGCAATTTGGAAAACCGAAGGTCAAGAGAAAGATGTTTCTGCGAAAATACTGCTAGATAAAACTTCAAACTCTGAGAAAGTTTCAAGAAGAGCAGAAATGCTTGTTCTGAAAAAGGttcacaatttaaaacaattgaatCACGAAAATGTTGGCACATTATACGGCGTCTCCAAAGATCCAGAAAACACCATTTACTTCTCACTTTATGAGTACTCCGAGTGTGGATCAGTCCATAATTTCCTACATCGCACGAAAAACGAACTAACCTATGTTGAAAAGATCAATTGGATGTTGCAATGTGCTAAG GGTGTGCAATATTTATGGAGCCAAGGAATTACTCTTCGGTTTATTAAACCACACACCTTAATGCTTTTTGATGATTTTCGTACCTTAAAAGTATTCGATTATGGATCAGCGAAAGAAGTATCAAAGTTTAATAAACAAGAAATGGTGCAGTTTGTTTATATAGCGCCAGAAATTCAT GATGCACGTAAGAATTCTGACTTTAAAAAAAGTTTAGtatttagctttggcattatTTTTTGGGAAGTAATGTCTAGGAAAGTACCATTTCACGATTATGAAATAGCAGACGTGcctaaaattattatttctg GGTCTCGTCCGAATATAGATGATATAAAATCATGCAACGATGCTTATCTTATCAAACcaataattgaaaagtgcTGGGATCAAAATGCAGAAAATCGACCAACGATCATGGAACTTTCCTCATTACTTTCATATCTGACTGCCGGAAAACTttaa